The DNA segment GTGGAAGCGGGGAGACCAAACAGGATGCTACTGCAGAGACCCAGGGAGAGAGAGGGTGGCCGGGTCCAGGTCATGAGCAGAGATGGCAAGACACGGTAGGGCTCTAGACAGAAGCTGAAGGGAGAGCAATGGAATTCAGCAGCGCACTGGATGCTGGGTATGAGGGAAAGCAGGCCACAGGGGACTGCCAGGCCTGGTTTTGTCCTGAGTGTGGGAGAGAAAAGTGTCGGTTACCAAgagggggaagacagaggactAGGTTTGTGGGGGAACATCAAGCATTATCTTTCAGACCTCTGAGGCTGGCAAGTAGGCAGCTGGACATAGGAATCCAGAGCCCCAAAAAGAAGTCAAAGTAAGGATGAACATGTGGGAACCCTGCCTACATAGAAGATGTCTGCATCCACAGAGCAGGGCGGGATCCCTGCAGAGCAGGAGCTGGAGAAGAGGCGAGGGTGGAGACGGAGCCCAGGGGAAGAGGGCACCCAGAGAGGGCCGGGCAGAAAAGCAGGGGGCCCTCAGAGCGGCCGCACCATCTCTTCAGGACCTGAGCGAGTCAGCTGTGCCCTGAGGCTGCTGGTAAAGCGTCTCCGTGGCCAGCGTGCTCCTGCCTGGGCCAGCCGCCTTCCCCTGTGTGTCGCTGGTTGCACAGGGGCCCCGGGCGTAAGAGCCCACTAGGCCTCGCTCGGTTCCGTCAGCAGATGGGTCATCTCTCTGGGCTCTGCCCGTGCCTTAAGCTTGGAACGAGAGGCCAGCCCAGAAGATGGGTCACAGGCTAAGGCTGTCTCTGTTTGTCCCCCGCCCTGTCTTCAGCACTCGGACATGCCAGAGGAGATGCGAGTGGAGACCATGGAGCTGTGTGTCACGGCCTGTGAGAAATTCTCCAACAACAATGAGGTATCGCCATCAGTGCAGCCCCTCGTGTCTTGGGTGACCCCTGTGGCCCCAGTCCCCGCAGCCAGCTACACAGAGTGCCGCTGGGGCCAGGCTAGACCCTTCCTGGGAAGCTTTCAGAGCGTGGGGAAGGCCGGTGAAAGCAGAGGCTGGCGCTGTCTCAGGCACTGACCCAGTGCTAGAGGGAGAAGAGCCGGGGCACTTTCTCTGACGCCCCTGTCCACATGCACCATCTCAGGTGGGCTGCAAAATAGGTTACCTTACCCCTTGGCTCCATCCCAGTGGAGAACAGAGGCCCGCCCAGGCATTCattcatgtatccattcatccatccagcaAAGATGTTAAACACCatccctgtgccaggcactgtcctaggtgCTGGCGACACCAGGTAGGCATGGACACAGGAAAAGTCATTCATCAGTCTGCTGGTGAACAAGAAGGAAGCCAGCATGGTGGCAGCCTGTGGGGGAGGCAGACCCTGCCCACTGCACCCGGCTTCAGGCCAGGCAGGCCCAAGCTCAGATCTCAGTCTCCAGCCCCTTCCTATGTCTTTAGCCTTGGACAGGCCAGTTCTCATCGCCGGGCCCCAGTTTCCCGGTCTGTGCCAGGGGGCGAGGATGCTGCCTCCTCGCTGGGTGCTCCTAAGGACAGACGTCCTGAAATGGTATGGGTGAGGCGCCTGGCATGGCGGCGGGACAGCAAGTGCCGGAGCCTGGGGCTTCACCCCGCGAAGGCCGGGCCTCTGCCCCTCCCGAGACCTCTTGAAAGAGCGAGCTCGGGAAGGACGGCAGGTGCCGCTGCCGCAGCTGAGAGAAGCAAGGCCGGCTTCTCTCCCAGAGCCCACCAGACGCGCCAGGGAAGGCCTCTGTGCTCCTTGAAGATAGCCCTGAGCCCTCGCTGTGACGATGGCCATGGCTCCATCCACGGCGATTGCTCCATCCGCGACGATCGCTCCATCCTCAGCATGCGCTCAGGGCTGCTGGCTCATTGAGGGCTGAGAGCAGCCTCCGAGCTCCAGCCGGGCCCGTCTCAGGCCCGATGCCCCGCCCCAGGCCCGATGCCCCGCCCTGCCGCCTCACCGGTGTCTTCCCACGGCTGAGGTAGAAAGTCCGCTTCTCCGTAGCCGCCCCTGGTAGGAGGGGCCGGAAACCCTGTCTGAAGGTTCCGAGAGCCGAACAGCAATCACGAGGCTACAAGGCCTCTCTCTGGCCAAGACGTCTGCTTTCCCCGCGAGGGCGCTGACTCACGCCCACTCTCACCCCCAAGCTGCCCCCCACCCGCCCGCCCCCGACGAGCCTGCTCTCGTTGCAGAGCGCTGCCAAGATGATCAAAGAGACCATGGACAAGAAGTTCGGCTCCTCCTGGCATGTGGTGATCGGCGAAGGCTTCGGCTTTGAGATCACACACGAGGTGAAGAACCTCCTCTACCTGTACTTCGGGGGGACCCTGGCTGTGTGTGTCTGGAAGTGCTCCTGACACATcgtcccccgccccacccccgcagGCCTCTCCCCCAAAAGCTGTTCCCCTGGGAGCGGGGAGCAGCCACGGGCAGGTCCTGACTTCCCAGAGGAAAGCTGGGGTCTTTTCTTCGTTGCCCTGTATACCGTGTCCTGAGCCGCGCCCCGCGTGTGCATCCGCAGCCATCTCACGCTGAGTCCCCGGGTGTGGGGGGGCagcaggggagggctgggggggtggggtgtgtgtgacaGGGTCAAaggaggggcggggggtggcATTTTTTTCTCACAGGGACCTGCCAAGCCCCCACGCCTTCCCACACCCAGCACTGTGGGCAGGCGTCCGCCCGTTCTCGTCTTGACGGGGCCTGTGTGCAGATGGCCTCGAGGGAGCCTCTCCTCTTAGGGGGTCACTAGGGGCCCTCTCCTCGTCTTCTGGAGAAGCGGTGACCCCACCCCCAGAAGCCCCTTTTCCCGCCTGGCCCCGGGCTGAACATGCCACCGCGTCTCGTCCGGCCGACAGCTCCACAACCCCCTGGCTTTGGCATGAGGACCAAGCAGCCTGCCCCCCGCCCCGTCCCCGGCCCTCCCCCCACCTCGCCTCCACGTGTGCAGTTGGTAACCAGGGGCTGAGGGTGCGGGAACCGCGCCTGCGCGGTTTCTGGAAGTGTCACTGACCTCCGGTGAGACGCCTGGGCCAGGAGCGCCCTCGCCGCGAGGCCTGTTTCAGCAGGGAAACCTGGCCTGCCACTTACTTCTCATCAGGGACCGCATGCCGATTTGTACTTCTTATCTCTGCTGggttttctatattctttttgaGTGTGGGGAGAAGGGTTTTAGTAGAAGGGTGAATCCTATTTTACACAGCGgtcttatttatatataaatgtctTGGTTTTTACAATTAAAGTAACCAAAAACGGACCTTGATCTTGTAGTCTCTTGTGGGGGGAACTGGAGCCAGGCTCAGTATTGTCAGGCTGCGCGGGAGTCCCAGGAACCTGGTGAGGCTGCTGGTGTCTCAGCGCCCAGGCCCTGCGCCTCCCTGTTCCGTCACGGTGCAGGCCCTGGGGACACTGACTCGGGCACCCTGGTTGCCAGATTGAGCCACCGTAAAGACGCTTTCAGTCTCACATCATGTTGTTCTGTTCAGAGATGTTTCTTCAAGCATTCCCCCTGGGAATGGGGACACCGAGACGGAGAAGCCACAGACCCTGCCCTCAGTGAGTTTGCCGTCTATGGAGGAGGAGCACAGGAACCCAGTTGTTCCAACTGGACATGAAAAGTGATGAAATAAAAGAAgggtcttccctgctggtccagcggttaagaatccatgtgccagtgcaggggacacgggctcaatccctggcctaggaagatcccacatcccgtggagcaactgagcctgggcactgcagctactgagcctggtCTGCAAGGAGAGAAGCCACCTCCACAAGTGGAGAGCAGCCCCCaatcattgcaactagagaatgccCGAGCACAGCAAGGAAAAGCTGaagcaactaaaaataaattaattttttaaaaaagagagcagAGGGCATGGTGGGGGTGGATGGAAGGCCTCCACGTCCAGCCTAGGGAGTGTCGGGGAGCCCCTGGCAGGGTGGGCCCTGAAAGCCAGCTCTCAAAGGAGAGAGGGATTTTCCCCAGGGAGGAGGTGCTCCGGGCCAAGTGATGCTGGGAGTAGATGCATGGCGTGAGGGGCCGCCCTGCAGACCCGAGAAGCCCCCTTCCCCCCAATCTGAGTCTTACCCCTAGAAATGCCGGGTCTGGGCAGACCTGGGCCAGCCTGTCCTGCTCCCCAGCCTACCTCCCGTTCCTGAGGTGGCTCACCAGGACATCCAGGCCTGGCAGCCCTGGGCCCTGGCCTGGTCACAGCCTCCTAAGGCTTTGAGTCCATTTGTCATGGGATCTGTCGACAGCTCTGCTGTGCGGCGCCCCATCCCTCCTCAGCTCTACTCAGAGACCCAGGCAGCTGAGCGGGGGGGAGCGCGGCAGACTGCTGGTGAATTTCACAAGTGTTCGCTGAGTTGCTGCTGGCGTCGGGTCCTGAGAAAAAGGAGGAGGTCAGGGTCACTGCCCCAAGGCTGGTTGCCTAGACCTAACTGTGGTCATCTAGACCTAACTGGTCATCTGACCCTCTGGGACTTGTGGGATGGGGGTTCGCTGGGGAGGGCAACTCCTTGACCTTGGACCTGCGCTGACCTGAGCCCTGGGCCACACCAGGTGCTGCAGGGGGCGGTTGGCGAGGCGTGCAGATGGGAATACAAGGAGGTGGGCGCTGAGGCCTGGAATAGCTACAGTTTATTAACTGCTGCCTTGGCAGCTGTTCTCGCCTCTAATCTGCCACACGTAGGTGCCACAAAGTAAGCCAGGCTCAGCGCGAATCCCAAGTGGTAGGGTGGCAGCCAGGGAGTGTGGGCTCTGAGGTCCACAGACCTGACTCAGGCCCAGCCCTGCTCTTCCTAACCTCGCTAGCCTCAGTGGCTTTGTCTGTAAAAATGGGGATAAAACGCACCAGCTCCTGAAGTTGCTGAGAGCCTCAGGTCTGCCCCCGGAGCAGACGGCACCCCCGCTTGGGGGTGCTGCCGTCTCCCCACCTTGGAGATGGGAACCCGCCTGACACTCAGCTGCTGCAAGACAGGGCGGAAAGTCAGCACGACGCTGCTGACCTCAGTGGCTCTCCTCTCTCCCCGCTGGAACCCATGCCAGCCGTGGTCACCCTAACCATCCTCCCAGGCCCCTCCCTGCTCACGGCCAGAGATTCAACAAGCAGTTGCTGACAGGGACTGAAAAGGAGAGGGTCGTGACCATTGGGCGGCAGGCACGCTGAAACACCCCAGCCTTGGCGGCAGGCAGTCCACTGAGGAAGGCAGACCCAGAAATGGAAAAGCAGGACGCACTTATAAGCATCTgccagagggagagggaggatgGGGTTCAGGGGAATGTGGGGTTCAGGGAAAGAGGCACTGTCACTGCCCCCAGGGCGCTGGGGAAGGTGTCCCAGAGGAGGTGGCATTGAACTAGGCTGTGGCTTTCCCAggggagggatgagatggggaggggagagatacTTGGAGAGGGCAGCCTCAGGTGAGGGGGGCCAGCATGTGCAGAACAGCAGTGCCCAAGGAAGCCGCCGGGATGGATGTTGAGAGTGGTGGAGGATGTGCGAGTGGAGTTCCCAAGAGGGCAGAAGGAGGAAGAGGTTGAGGACAAGGAGACCCCAGCCACTCAGTGTCCCCCACTTGGCAGGCACTTGGGCTCGCTTCCTTATGACGTGATGTTTTGTATCCTCAACAGAACTCCAAGGTGGTCATCACtgtccccatttacagatgaggctgGGTGGATGAGAGATCTTGCCTGGGTCCAGCTAGGAAGCGGCTCCAGCTGGGACCCAGACTCCCCGCCTGCCAGCCTCACCAGTCCTGCTCATCTGGGCACCAGCTGCGTTCGCAGGCCCGTCGCCCAGACACCTCAGTCCCTTCTGCCGGCTCAGCATAGGGGAAGTCAGCAGCCTTTTTTGCACACATGTTGGGGGGCCAAGTCATAGGCGCCCCCCCTCGGGGCCCCGGCCCTCTGCCTGGGAGAGCAGAGAACCGAACACTGGTCCCCTCCACCAGGACCTGCACAGACCCTAGAAGCACAGGCCTCCccaggattgggggtgggagcGGGGCAAGGGCACCAAGGCTGTCAGTGTGAGAAGATGAAGGGCAGGGGCTGGGTAGCAGGGCCCCATGGCAACCAAGACAGTGGGCACGCTGCCAAGGGGGCGAGAGGGCTGCCCTTGAAAGCTGGCAGTGGGCCCGTGGAGAAATCTTCTGGTGAATATTTAATGCTCTCTCGGAAGTGATGCAGAGAAGCTCCAGGGTCCCGCTTAACCTACTTCTGCTTCTCCCGAGAACAGAGCCTTTGGGGCAGGCAGGTGGTGTCCCCTGGGGTGGTGGGGGTCCCTGGCCAGTGTCTCACCCGCCCCCAGCTGGACAGACGGAGATGTGAAGCAGGGCTTGTTGGTTCCTTGAGAAGAAGGAGCAGGGAACACCGATACTGTCCTTCAGATCCTCCCCCGAGTCTGGGAGGGGAATTGTTCCATTTTAGCCACAAGCCACCACCCTgttctattttccttttgttctcctCATCCCATATTTAAAGTAACCGCCTCCCACCGCCAGCTGCTGTCTTCAGTCCTTAGGAAggcagggcgggggcggggtagAAAGGGAGCAAGCTTAGGCGGTGGAGGATCTGAATTAGTACTCGTAATATTTCCGAACTATTGGGGGTCCCAAGTGTGCCAGGCGCTGCCCTAAGCATTTTCCAAACTGTTTCGTTTAGTTGGTACATCCACCCTGTGAAGAGATACTGTCGTGTGCGTGCCAAGGTGCTCCTctcgtgtcgaactctttgcagccctatggactataacccgtgaggctcctctgtccatggaattatctgggcaagaataccggagtgggttgccaattcctcctccaggggatcttcccgacccagggatcaaacccgtgtcccttatgtctcctgcatgggcaagcaggttctttaccactagcaccacctgggaagtgtttTCCAAACTGTCTCATGTAGTTCGTACATCCATCCTGTGAGGAGATACCATCAGcacccccttttacagatgaggcatcgaggcccagagaggttaagctcCAGGTCACACGGCCAGGATTCACCGCAGGCCCACAGGGCACTAGAGCCCAGCTCTCCAGAGGTCTGCCCGCCACGGGACAGCCACTCAGCCTCTCGGAtctgttttctcacctgcaaAATAGGGCTCCCGGCTCCTGCCCTGCCTCGTCTCCTTGGTCACTTCTCCTAGGGCACCAAGGAGATAGTGGTCATGAAGGTGGAAATGCCTGAAGGTGGGAAGTGCTGGTCAGGAATTGGGGTCAGGGCCAGTCTGGGAGCCCCCGCGACCCCTGGGAGATGTGGGAATCTGGAAGCTTGGGCTCAGCGGGCCAGGTAGGTAGTTGCCTCCAAGGCCCTGTTGGTGTCTGGGCTCTGCAGGGTCACGGTGTGAGACACAGGGTGACCACACACACGTCCAGTGACTGAGGATCCCAAACAGCCGGGACCAGACGCTGTCTTTCCATCCTGAGCTGGGAAGGACTGTCCTGACAGCAGATACCTGTGAGGACTCGGCTGTTGCCGAGCACTCTCCAAGCTGTGTCTGTCCTTCGAGCCTCAGAATGGCCCAGTGAAGTGAGCCAGGCAGATTCTATTAGGGTCTCTGCCCCAACAGTGAGGAAATGGCCTCATAGAGAACTTGGGATGTGTTGGGATGGGGGCCGGCCTGGGGCAGAGGTTTCTCCTCTACACACCAGTAGCCTCAGAGACGTGGGAAGGGTGCTGCCAACTCCTCTAGGACCGTCCCCCCACTGCAGTCCCTGGACACTCCAGGTCACTTTGTGTCCCCACTGTGCCTCATCATCATATCTACACCGGCTACATTTTATTGACTTGGTGGAGATATGTCTTATCTCTCTAGCATAGGACCTGCTATGTATCAGAGGTGCATTGTGACTAGTGAGCAAGTGAGTAAGGCTGGTTAGAGgggtgaatagatggatggatggattatggatggttggatggatggatgagggatggttggatggatggatggattatggatggatggatgaaagatggatggatgagggatggttggatggatgaacaatggatggatggatggatggataaatgggtgATAAATTAGAAAATTCTCCAGGAAGCTCAGAGCAGCAGGGCACGTGTGTTTGGCTCATGTGCCCTGTTGCTCTGAGCTTCCTGGAGCACCAAGAACATTGGGGATGCCATCAGACCTGAGTTCCAACACCCGCTCCACCGCTTGCTGGCCGTGTGGCCTTGAGTGAGTCCCTTCTCCTGAGCCTCATTCTCTTCAGGCGTGAAAAGGAGTGAAGTCCTTGCCCTCCTAGCCCAGAGGTCACGGGGAGGATTAAGCGGATGGAGCAGCCCCAGGAAAGGGGTCAGGGCTGAGCTCCTGCTATTAAAGCCTCTGCCAGAGCATCGTCACTGGCTAGCAAGCCATCAGCCAGGACCCTGTGCCCCAGGCTGGCCTTTTGCCTGCTGGCCTGATGCTCTTTCCAGCcgtcactcagcaaatatttaataagcTCCGGAGATGCCAGGCCCTGTGCAGAGGAAATAGACCCCCACCGTGGCCCCTGCCTTTGGGAGCACAGTCTAGGGGAGGTGAGGTCTAAAGGGGCTCCTGGAGAACACTGTGCGGGCCAAGCACAGGGAAGCCGGTGGGTTGTTCAGGAGTGTTCTAGGCAGAGCCCCCCGCCAAAGCCCCCAGTTGCCCTGGGCAGGCACAGAACCTCCCCCTTGAACACTGTGTGATCTAGAGCTCTTTTGAGAGCCACAGGGCCTTGCATTATGAAACCTCTTACAGGGCTGAGCACAAGGCTGTGTACACAAccggtgctcaataaatgtttatcaagTGAGTGTCCTTGTTCTCGTCTACAAAACTTTTCAGCACATTCTTTGTGCTGCTTGCACTGGGGCCCAGGGACACAGGACAGCGGGGCAagtctgcccacccctccccggaGGAGCTTGCAGTTAGGCAGACATGGGGGCTGGTGGGACAGCGCTGTGTCCAATGTGCGACCGTGGCGGGTGGGTGTGCCCGGGAGGGGTGCTGAGACCAGAGGAGGGACACGACAGAAGTGGACGTGGAGTTCAACACAAGGGGAAGGAATTGAGGCAGAAGTCAGGGTGTGGACACATTTTTCAGAAAACAAGGCCATTGGGTGGAGCGAGGGGTGGGGGAGATGAGCCAAGAAATGGCTCCAGGGAGGCGGGCAGGGCCAGGCCTTTGTGGGCCTCCTTCATGGCAGGAaggatggaggtggggggcagTGAAGGAGGCGACAGCGTCCACGTGGCAGGGGCAGGCTGGGGTCTCAGGGCGAGGCCTGCACCAGGATGGAGGGGGGGTGCTGAATCTGGGGGGCGACCGTGCGCGGTGGCCCGCTGAATGCTGGGAGCACAGGGCTGGGTGGAGGGCCTCGAGGCTGCATGCGGAGCGGCCACTCAGCCCTTCCTTGGGCTGGCTGGTCCTCgcacttcccccacccccagctcagaGGCCCCGTGGAGCTGGGAGGGGCAACGCCACCTTGAAGATGGACCCACATCTTGGGAGGTTTGCCAAGGGCCAGGAGTAGGGTGGGGTAAGCATTCTGTTCCCGAGGAATCCAGAGCCCAAACCTGCCTTCCCCTTGGTCCCTTGGCCCCTTGACCTGCGGCCCCTTCTCTTGTCAGTGCCCCtaaccccgccccgccccacctgGCCAGGGCTCCCTCCCTTAGCCGCCTCCATGGCATCCCCAGGGCCTTGGGCACTCTCTGGACTCCATCTCTGGACAGCCCTCTGGGAGATGCCCTCCCTCCAATGGCTGGGTCCAGGAGGTGCCACCTCTGACGATCCTCACAGTATTAGCATCCCCTTAGAGAGTGCCTGTGCGGTCCAGCTCCCTGGCCTTGCAGCTGTTTGAATAGCTGCCACGGTGCCCCCTCCAGCTCCTGGGACTCCTCTCGGTGGCCCTGCTGCTACTCTTGGCTTCCCCCTCCTCTTGGACCCCTTTAGGTGGCCTTGTcacagccagggaagcccatgcctgacccccacccccaaagcttGGCCAGAAGCCATGGGGGCTTCAGGAGCCATAGGATTTCAAGGGTGGCAAGGGATCCTTGGAGAAGGGGGTGCTGCCCAACACAGCCTGGGGCCACAACCTGGCAGCCGGGCCAGGGCAAATGGGGCGAGTCCTCTGCCCACCCCATGTACACAGCCACATCAACGCCAGTGCAGAAGGACAAGCTCTTCTGTGTCACACCTAGGAGAAGTTCGCTGACCAACAAGTGAGAGTGTTGAACTCGAGTTCAGGGACTCAAGAGTAGGGCTCAGCCTCCCTGGACCCCTCTGTCCTCTCTCCTCACATCCCTCTCGCTGGATGATGTACCTGCCGCTGGGCCAGTCCCTGCATTCAGGCTGCTCCACCCGCTGGGCCTTGGCCAACAACCCCACTCGCGTGGTAAGCACGGAGCTCCCAAGGGATGGGGGTGCCAGGGAGAGGCTTCACTGCCCAAACTGGCCAGGAGGTCCTCTCAGAGGAGGTGATATTTGAACTGGGCCCAGAAGGGATTTCTGCAGGCCCCAGGGAGATGAGGAGGGGTCAGAGCACCGGAGCTGAAGTCACTGAAGGTGGGAGTGGGCAGAGCTGAGGACGGGGCTGGGGGAGGTGTCCACCTGCCATCGGACAAGCTGCGGGGAGCCAGGGAGGGTGTCTGGCAGGATCCTGATGCCAGACAGCCAGGAGAAAAGCCTCCTCTCCCAGCTTGGAGGGCTGAAGGGAGACAGCCAGACAGAACCAGTCACCTGCCCTGCAAGTCAGCGTGAGCTGGGCTGTGAGCTGTGTCGCGGGTGCAGGTGACCACAGCCTCCTAACCCAGCTCCCCACCCACATCTTACTAACccagaccaacctagacagcatattaaaaagcagagacattactttgccaacaaaggccgtctagtcaaagctatggtttttccagtagtcatgtatggatgtgagagttggactataaacaaagctgagtgccgaagaattgatgcttttgaactgtggtgttggagaagactcttgagagtcacttggacttcaaggagattcaaccagtccattctaaaggaaatcagtcctgaatatttattggaaggattgatgctgaagctgaaactccaatactttggctaccagatgcgttggaaaagactcggatgctggaaagattgaagacaggaggagaaggggacgacaaaggatgagatggttggatggcatcacc comes from the Bubalus kerabau isolate K-KA32 ecotype Philippines breed swamp buffalo chromosome 1, PCC_UOA_SB_1v2, whole genome shotgun sequence genome and includes:
- the DNAL4 gene encoding dynein axonemal light chain 4 isoform X5, whose protein sequence is MGETEGKKDEADYKRLQTFPLVRHSDMPEEMRVETMELCVTACEKFSNNNESAAKMIKETMDKKFGSSWHVVIGEGFGFEITHEVKNLLYLYFGGTLAVCVWKCS
- the DNAL4 gene encoding dynein axonemal light chain 4 isoform X1; this translates as MGETEGKKDEADYKRLQTFPLVRHSDMPEEMRVETMELCVTACEKFSNNNESAAKMIKETMDKKFGSSWHVVIGEGFGFEITHEASPPKAVPLGAGSSHGQVLTSQRKAGVFSSLPCIPCPEPRPACASAAISR
- the DNAL4 gene encoding dynein axonemal light chain 4 isoform X4 — encoded protein: MGETEGKKDEADYKRLQTFPLVRHSDMPEEMRVETMELCVTACEKFSNNNESAAKMIKETMDKKFGSSWHVVIGEGFGFEITHEASARSRLDGACVQMASREPLLLGGH
- the DNAL4 gene encoding dynein axonemal light chain 4 isoform X3 gives rise to the protein MGETEGKKDEADYKRLQTFPLVRHSDMPEEMRVETMELCVTACEKFSNNNESAAKMIKETMDKKFGSSWHVVIGEGFGFEITHEGPAKPPRLPTPSTVGRRPPVLVLTGPVCRWPRGSLSS
- the DNAL4 gene encoding dynein axonemal light chain 4 isoform X2; protein product: MGETEGKKDEADYKRLQTFPLVRHSDMPEEMRVETMELCVTACEKFSNNNESAAKMIKETMDKKFGSSWHVVIGEGFGFEITHERCFFKHSPWEWGHRDGEATDPALSEFAVYGGGAQEPSCSNWT